In Mycobacterium sp. ITM-2016-00317, the genomic window GGTGGACTTCGAGGTCGGCGAGTCGGTCACCGTCATGGACGGTCCGTTCGCCACGCTGCCCGCGTCGATCAGCGAGGTCAACGCCGAGCAGCAGAAGCTCAAGGTGCTGGTGTCGATCTTCGGACGTGAGACACCGGTCGAACTGACCTTCAACCAGGTCGCCAAGATTTAACGCGGGCCGCAAGCCCACCAGGAAAAGAAGGAAAGCACAGCCATGCCCCCGAAGAAGAAGGTCGCCGGGCTGATCAAGCTGCAGATCCAGGCCGGGCAGGCCAACCCCGCCCCTCCGGTCGGACCCGCGCTCGGCCAGCACGGCGTCAACATCATGGAGTTCTGCAAGGCGTACAACGCCGCGACCGAGTCGCAGCGCGGGAACGTCATCCCCGTGGAGATCACCGTCTACGAGGACCGCAGCTTCACGTTCGCGCTGAAGACCCCGCCCGCCGCCAAGCTGCTGCTCAAGGCCGCCGGTGTGCCCAAGGGTTCGGGCGAGCCGCACAAGACCAAGGTCGCCAAGGTGACCTGG contains:
- the rplK gene encoding 50S ribosomal protein L11, translating into MPPKKKVAGLIKLQIQAGQANPAPPVGPALGQHGVNIMEFCKAYNAATESQRGNVIPVEITVYEDRSFTFALKTPPAAKLLLKAAGVPKGSGEPHKTKVAKVTWDQVREIAETKKEDLNANDIDQAAKIIAGTARSMGITVE